A single window of Metallosphaera hakonensis JCM 8857 = DSM 7519 DNA harbors:
- the hemL gene encoding glutamate-1-semialdehyde 2,1-aminomutase produces MDDGGSSILSFDLWADAQKLFSGGVNSPVRAAVKPYPFFVKSGKGPYLITEDSKTLIDYVLGYGPLILGHAHPKVIEAVREQLDKGWLYGTPSRAEVELAKLITLHVPSAEKVRFVNSGTEATMTAIRLSRGFTNRTKILKFDGNYHGAHDYVLIDAGSAATEFGVPISQGVPREVASTVAVCPYNDLECTERVLKDEDVAGVIVEPVMGNMGVIPPDIEFLKGLRELTRAYGTILIFDEVITGFRLGLGGAQSYFSVTPDLTTLGKIIGGGFPIGAVCGKRDVIDSLTPMGKVFNAGTFNANPISMTAGIATIRELEKSDTYKVTERATRILADEIDNSIKMEHVVNKVVNFFQFFLGVKEVKNANDARKADRGLYSRVHENLLKLGVFIPPSQFEALFTSLAHDDKVIEESVSKFKKVLEELT; encoded by the coding sequence ATGGATGACGGAGGGAGTTCCATTTTGAGCTTTGACCTATGGGCGGATGCCCAGAAACTATTTTCAGGTGGAGTCAACAGTCCAGTGAGGGCAGCTGTAAAACCCTATCCCTTCTTTGTAAAGTCTGGAAAAGGTCCGTATCTTATTACTGAGGACTCAAAGACGCTCATAGATTACGTTTTAGGGTACGGCCCCCTAATATTGGGTCACGCCCATCCCAAGGTTATAGAGGCAGTCAGGGAACAACTGGACAAAGGATGGCTGTATGGAACACCAAGTAGAGCCGAAGTAGAGCTTGCGAAGCTTATAACTCTTCATGTGCCCTCGGCTGAGAAAGTAAGATTTGTTAATAGTGGTACTGAGGCTACAATGACCGCCATCAGACTTAGTCGAGGATTTACCAATAGAACAAAAATTCTAAAGTTTGATGGAAATTATCATGGAGCCCACGACTACGTGCTGATAGACGCAGGAAGCGCAGCCACCGAGTTCGGTGTGCCCATATCTCAGGGTGTGCCAAGGGAAGTAGCTTCCACAGTTGCAGTTTGCCCCTATAATGACCTTGAATGTACTGAGCGAGTTTTAAAGGATGAGGACGTGGCCGGTGTTATCGTAGAGCCGGTTATGGGTAACATGGGAGTTATACCGCCTGACATAGAATTCCTCAAAGGATTGAGAGAGCTAACCAGAGCTTATGGTACAATTCTTATATTTGACGAGGTAATTACAGGCTTCAGATTAGGGCTCGGAGGTGCCCAATCTTACTTCAGTGTAACTCCAGACCTAACCACTTTAGGTAAGATTATCGGCGGGGGGTTTCCAATAGGTGCTGTATGCGGGAAGAGAGACGTCATTGATAGCCTCACGCCTATGGGTAAAGTTTTCAATGCTGGAACCTTCAATGCGAATCCAATATCTATGACTGCAGGTATTGCGACTATAAGAGAGCTCGAGAAATCGGACACATACAAAGTTACGGAGAGGGCAACCAGAATTTTAGCGGACGAGATAGACAACTCGATTAAGATGGAACATGTGGTTAACAAGGTTGTTAATTTCTTTCAGTTCTTCCTAGGGGTGAAAGAGGTTAAGAACGCGAATGACGCTAGGAAAGCCGATCGTGGACTCTACTCCAGGGTACACGAGAACCTACTTAAACTTGGAGTTTTTATCCCTCCAAGTCAGTTCGAGGCACTATTTACATCCCTAGCTCATGACGATAAAGTGATCGAAGAGAGTGTAAGCAAATTCAAGAAAGTCCTGGAGGAGCTGACTTGA